The Spirosoma foliorum genome has a window encoding:
- the tsaE gene encoding tRNA (adenosine(37)-N6)-threonylcarbamoyltransferase complex ATPase subunit type 1 TsaE, with amino-acid sequence MILNVDHLDELDTVAHQLLAEGRQRPVWLLDGEMGAGKTTLIKALCRALGVVSTVHSPTFSIVNEYTTHEGHSVYHFDCYRLKNEAEALDIGIEEYFASGDYCFIEWPERIMSLWPAMYYQIQLSVDTDGHRIIEAEIV; translated from the coding sequence ATGATACTGAATGTTGACCACCTCGACGAACTCGATACTGTAGCCCACCAGCTACTCGCTGAAGGGCGGCAACGGCCGGTATGGTTACTAGACGGAGAGATGGGAGCTGGTAAAACCACGCTTATTAAAGCTCTTTGTCGTGCGTTAGGGGTTGTTAGTACGGTACACAGCCCAACGTTCTCAATTGTTAATGAATATACTACCCACGAAGGGCACTCGGTGTATCATTTCGATTGTTACCGACTCAAAAACGAAGCTGAAGCGCTGGATATAGGTATTGAGGAATATTTTGCTTCGGGCGATTATTGTTTTATCGAATGGCCTGAGCGCATTATGTCTCTTTGGCCTGCCATGTATTATCAGATTCAACTATCGGTGGACACAGATGGGCACCGAATAATTGAAGCAGAAATAGTTTAA